A section of the Humulus lupulus chromosome 2, drHumLupu1.1, whole genome shotgun sequence genome encodes:
- the LOC133815190 gene encoding uncharacterized protein LOC133815190, with product MPSFDGIHSSIARPAIEANNFHVDSATMQAIKENKFNCLPTKDPNGHLRNFLEYVDNFKTNDVSKNTIRLWLFSRSLDGRAREWLDLLPKNSITSWNQLVEKFLNKHFSHAKTKILIR from the coding sequence ATGCCTTCCTTCGATGGCATTCATTCAAGCATTGCAAGACCAGCAATTGAGGCCAACAATTTTCATGTAGACTCGGCTACCATGCAAGCCATCAAAGAGAATAAATTCAATTGTCTTCCAACTAAAGATCCAAACGGTCACTTGAGGAACTTTCTAGAGTATGTGGATAATTTCAAGACTAATGATGTTTCTAAAAATACCATTAGGTTATGGCTTTTTAGTAGATCTCTGGATGGAAGAGCAAGAGAATGGCTAGACTTGCTACCAAAGAATTCTATCACTAGCTGGAATCAACTTGTAGAGAAGTTTTTGAACAAGCATTTCTCTCATGCAAAGACTAAAATATTGATTAGATAG